CCTGCCACCCCCTGTTGCTGGCGAACGGGCTGGAATAGTGTTCATGCCATGAGTCCGGAAACCATGATTGAAGACATCACTGGCCTTCTTGAAGTGTGGGTGGCCGGCTGGGCCGGTTGCCGCGGGTACCAGACATCTGCGGAGGGCCGCTTTCCCGCTGCCCTCCGGGCCGACACCAGTGGTGAATGGGAATACTTCGCCTCCGACCCCACCGACGACGAATTCGCTTCCCTGGCCGCCAGGACGGCAGAAGCCCCTGCCCGGGGGCTGACGATCCTCACCAACGACATTGAGCGCTACTCAGCGCTCGCCGGCAGGCATGGACTGAATATCACCTCTTATTCACAAACCATGATGATCGTGGACATGGAAACGCAGGACGCCGAAGACCCCTGGCTCTCTGACGATGACCTCGAACTCTTCCTTTCCGAGCAGAATGGCGTGCATTACGCCGAGGTACGCTCGGGCGACACTGTCGCTGCCAGCGGGCGGGTGTTCGTGGTGGGCGATACCGCCGTGTTCGACAAAATCATCACCGAACCGGGCTTCCAGCGCCGCGGGCTGGGCAGTTTCATTATGCGGGCCCTTGCTGCCCAGGCCTTCGAGCATGATGTGGAGACCGGGTTGCTGCTGGCCTCCGTTGACGGCCAGAAGCTCTATTCCCACCTGGGATGGAGCACGGTCTCGCGGGTGCTCATGCTCTCGGCATCCCACAACGGCGCCGACCTTTCGCTCAGCTGAGTCCTTTCTCCAGGCAATCCCCTCGGCCGGGCCGGTTTCCCCCTTCGGCGAACCGGACGGGCCGGGCCCCTGCCGGGTGAAACAATGTTGGAGTGAACCCCCATGACTCCCTGATTCCGCTGCTGGGCCGCGGCCCGGACCCGGAACAGCTCCGTCATGTGCGCACCATCCCGGCCCGCCCGGCAGTGTATGAGCAGTGGCCGGACTGGGTCCACCCTG
The window above is part of the Pseudarthrobacter sp. NS4 genome. Proteins encoded here:
- a CDS encoding GNAT family N-acetyltransferase, which encodes MSPETMIEDITGLLEVWVAGWAGCRGYQTSAEGRFPAALRADTSGEWEYFASDPTDDEFASLAARTAEAPARGLTILTNDIERYSALAGRHGLNITSYSQTMMIVDMETQDAEDPWLSDDDLELFLSEQNGVHYAEVRSGDTVAASGRVFVVGDTAVFDKIITEPGFQRRGLGSFIMRALAAQAFEHDVETGLLLASVDGQKLYSHLGWSTVSRVLMLSASHNGADLSLS